Proteins from one Porites lutea chromosome 3, jaPorLute2.1, whole genome shotgun sequence genomic window:
- the LOC140931870 gene encoding uncharacterized protein: protein MGKQTWMREYEPVEEDFDIDDFRQPPLECLDEPSDEEVGSTGWDDQDNPNNSVDEKQKVSKKAVKGENNGGNSRQTRKKYLCPIKGCKSQVRDLPRHLRDVHKWAREKAKKATSRFGMRESFSSTNMDGKGKDRKWKDYHYHRKCPISGCHSIVKRLSQHLRQVHKEIRKGSSEYKAILKEARPRKPSRSSALVSRRTEEAEISLSSNSDNNSVAGTSVKGDGNKDSGTENSDSISDGDNCGYEGTPDSDSQTEAESTGNLEISHGIFGSFISWLQTTDGGRKPHKMSKQHASQVEKMLTVIDPNKDLASLFDRKLIRDTFLRDHAEKTYKPDTIKSYLLSLRYFCSFVLTERPEGLNVDDASINVIDEKARLWSTSYKKDCQRRHLEKQDEDISNLITAEMVTTFEQSESTRRAVSLTGQLSGAHCIQLNQEQYTLIRDFILTEMTIANAHRSGVLANMTIGEFNKSKHESNGSYVISVKNHKTASIHGPARVVLSPKLFGYLKVYVNEVRSVVNSTKDENDSVILSWSGAKVVSGQISTAINAAWKKAGLEGHISSTLFRKSAVTAVHTNHKDMTGQIADLMAHKESTAQRYYKLHEKQKSCVEAAAELPSIMRTTKKLLEGGDSITTMEEDIPAGTKDSTEKHVTWNKQQIEAIKELFREEIDQKSVTMALVREKITNNAILCNQDPKKICDRVRSEWRHKHDESHLETAGAVDPPDEEETFSDQMSRYLSSSSVSEFVPPSNSSYVSRNIFSFREKEDLLRLFKPTIKSGIISKAAVKNILEEDEAGRQFLKKFTVDQIVNRLKYERRMNQKRT from the coding sequence ATGGGTAAACAAACCTGGATGAGAGAATATGAGCCCGTTGAAGAAGACTTCGACATTGATGATTTTCGACAACCGCCCCTCGAATGTTTGGATGAACCTAGTGATGAGGAGGTAGGAAGCACTGGTTGGGACGACCAGGATAATCCCAACAACAGCGTCGACGAAAAGCAGAAGGTATCTAAAAAGGCAGTTAAAGGTGAAAACAACGGTGGCAACTCTCGTCAGACGAGAAAAAAGTATCTTTGCCCCATTAAAGGGTGTAAATCACAGGTACGTGATCTTCCTCGCCATTTGAGAGACGTTCATAAATGGGCCagagaaaaagctaaaaaggcGACCTCCAGGTTTGGAATGCGGGAAAGCTTTTCGTCTACTAACATGGACGGAAAAGGAAAAGACCGCAAGTGGAAAGACTATCATTACCACCGCAAGTGCCCAATTTCAGGTTGTCACTCGATAGTAAAGCGACTTTCCCAACATTTACGGCAAGTACACAAGGAAATACGGAAGGGCTCATCGGAATACAAAGCCATATTAAAAGAAGCTCGGCCAAGAAAACCTTCGCGTTCATCAGCACTGGTGTCAAGAAGAACTGAAGAAGCCGAAATAAGCCTCAGTAGCAACAGTGATAATAACAGCGTAGCTGGAACTAGCGTAAAAGGTGACGGCAACAAGGATAGCGGCACAGAAAATTCAGATAGTATCAGTGATGGTGACAACTGTGGCTATGAAGGTACACCTGACAGTGATTCACAAACTGAAGCTGAAAGCACTGGCAATTTAGAAATAAGCCATGGTATATTTGGTTCTTTCATAAGCTGGCTACAGACAACTGATGGTGGAAGGAAACCGCACAAAATGTCGAAACAGCATGCCTCACAGGTAGAAAAGATGCTTACTGTTATTGACCCGAACAAAGATCTGGCGTCGCTATTTGATCGTAAACTTATTCGTGACACTTTCTTAAGAGATCACGCTGAAAAAACCTACAAACCTGACACTATTAAATCGTACTTGTTAAGTCTACGGTATTTCTGCAGCTTTGTCTTAACAGAGCGTCCTGAGGGCCTAAATGTGGACGATGCTAGTATTAATGTAATTGATGAGAAAGCCCGTTTGTGGTCGACTTCATACAAGAAAGATTGTCAACGTAGGCATTTGGAGAAACAGGATGAAGATATTTCTAACTTGATAACAGCTGAGATGGTGACTACATTTGAGCAGAGTGAATCAACACGAAGAGCAGTGTCCCTCACTGGTCAGCTTAGTGGGGCTCACTGTATTCAACTTAACCAAGAACAGTACACACTAATTAGAGATTTCATCCTAACTGAAATGACAATCGCTAATGCCCATAGATCGGGTGTGCTAGCTAACATGACTATAGGTGAGTTCAACAAATCAAAGCATGAAAGTAATGGAAGCTACGTAATAAGTGTAAAGAACCATAAGACTGCATCCATTCATGGTCCTGCCAGAGTCGTGCTTTCACCTAAACTGTTTGGTTACCTGAAAGTGTACGTTAATGAAGTGAGAAGTGTAGTAAATTCGACCAAAGATGAAAATGACTCTGTGATATTGTCGTGGAGTGGAGCAAAGGTCGTGTCAGGCCAAATATCAACTGCAATCAACGCCGCTTGGAAAAAAGCAGGGTTAGAGGGTCATATCAGTTCAACTCTTTTCCGAAAGTCAGCGGTGACTGCCGTACATACCAACCACAAAGACATGACAGGACAAATCGCTGATCTCATGGCACACAAAGAGTCGACAGCCCAAAGGTACTACAAACTTCACGAGAAACAAAAATCCTGTGTTGAAGCAGCAGCCGAGCTTCCCTCCATTatgagaacaacaaaaaaactacTGGAGGGAGGCGATTCCATTACTACTATGGAAGAAGATATTCCTGCTGGTACTAAAGATAGCACGGAGAAACATGTTACCTGGAACAAGCAACAAATAGAAGCCATAAAAGAGCTCTTCCGTGAAGAAATCGACCAGAAGTCGGTAACAATGGCACTTGTCAGAGAAAAGATAACAAATAATGCGATCCTTTGCAATCAAGACCCTAAAAAGATCTGCGACAGAGTTCGCAGTGAATGGCGTCACAAACATGATGAAAGTCACTTGGAGACTGCTGGTGCAGTTGACCCTCCAGACGAAGAAGAAACTTTTTCAGACCAAATGAGTCGCTATTTGTCAAGTTCAAGTGTTTCAGAATTTGTGCCACCATCTAATTCAAGTTACGTGAGCCGAAACATTTTTTCCTTCCGGGAAAAGGAGGATCTCCTTCGGCTATTTAAGCCTACAATCAAGAGTGGAATTATCTCAAAAGCAGCCGTAAAGAACATTCTTGAAGAAGACGAGGCTGGGAGGcaattcttaaaaaaatttaccgTAGATCAGATTGTCAACCGTTTAAAATATGAGAGGCGGATGAACCAAAAGCGTACTTGA